Proteins co-encoded in one Pyxidicoccus xibeiensis genomic window:
- the traC gene encoding outer membrane exchange accessory lipoprotein TraC, producing MRTVHPLARSPRSAPAPSHRWLGALALAMLLALTGCSAFSRAVKEGDTASQQQKWAEAEAAYLRALAADPEASEVKVKLTKVRQAWSEVVLEEARGVHASGDLDGAMKRLVRALELNAENAPARELLGQTLDARVVVGQTALKEERLKEARAEFDAVLSVAPDHAAAKRGVDGVQVAWAKRWFGTGDTLEKAGKLGNALVAYVRADQERVGATAARERAEAVRQKLRDEVAFLVVATPVEDRAGAPDVVQRLGAGRLAAMLPTKLPLRVVTEAPDGREGVKLDLSLERVLPLKATEDSQRTKRYLAGNRSVPNPRRADFEKKLLQAERSLEEIDRKQASALREYLRMQAELLTVREGAERCRERERRECREALQECGEAAREADKPGTVPGECNPSRCASGACAQEEQLLVQKAQAVKEKEKALEVALDKSEAQRIEVQRNRDTVFREPVTVEEPMYSDFTYDVQLHRLTVTASVTAVMRDLLKDAGVVAPQTQDYAVAHEDVAHKGYDRYGVLADPVQLRNELELRVEVGDKAVTDLARRVKERFDVYRGKRVEDARRGMVRPGAEDVVETAVRALLLTADAPPADILQPLGRARGLNRPEALIGL from the coding sequence ATGCGGACCGTGCACCCCCTCGCTCGAAGCCCCCGCTCCGCTCCCGCCCCGTCCCATCGCTGGCTGGGGGCGCTGGCCCTGGCCATGCTGCTCGCCCTCACGGGCTGCTCCGCCTTCTCGCGCGCGGTGAAGGAGGGCGACACCGCCAGCCAGCAGCAGAAGTGGGCGGAGGCTGAAGCCGCCTACCTGCGCGCGCTCGCCGCGGACCCGGAGGCGTCCGAGGTGAAGGTGAAGCTGACGAAGGTGCGCCAGGCGTGGAGCGAGGTGGTGCTGGAGGAGGCGCGCGGCGTCCACGCCAGCGGAGACCTGGACGGCGCGATGAAGCGGCTGGTGCGCGCGCTGGAGCTGAACGCGGAGAACGCACCGGCGCGCGAGCTGTTGGGGCAGACGCTGGATGCGCGCGTGGTGGTGGGGCAGACGGCGCTGAAGGAGGAGCGGCTGAAGGAGGCGCGCGCCGAGTTCGACGCGGTGCTGTCGGTGGCGCCGGACCACGCGGCGGCCAAGCGCGGCGTGGACGGGGTGCAGGTGGCGTGGGCGAAGCGCTGGTTCGGCACCGGGGACACGCTGGAGAAGGCGGGCAAGCTGGGCAACGCGCTGGTGGCGTACGTGCGCGCGGACCAGGAGCGCGTGGGCGCCACGGCGGCGCGCGAGCGGGCGGAGGCCGTGCGGCAGAAGCTGCGCGACGAGGTGGCCTTCCTCGTGGTGGCCACCCCGGTGGAGGACAGGGCCGGGGCGCCGGACGTGGTGCAGCGGCTGGGCGCCGGCCGGCTGGCGGCGATGCTGCCCACGAAGCTGCCGCTGCGCGTGGTGACGGAGGCCCCCGACGGCCGCGAGGGCGTGAAGCTGGACTTGTCGCTGGAGCGCGTGCTGCCGCTGAAGGCCACGGAGGACTCGCAGCGCACGAAGCGCTACCTCGCCGGCAACCGCTCGGTGCCCAACCCGCGCCGCGCCGACTTCGAGAAAAAGCTGCTGCAGGCCGAGCGCTCGCTGGAGGAGATTGACCGCAAGCAGGCCTCGGCGCTGCGCGAGTACCTGCGCATGCAGGCGGAGCTGCTCACCGTGCGCGAGGGCGCCGAGCGCTGCCGGGAGCGCGAGCGCCGCGAGTGCCGCGAGGCCCTCCAGGAGTGCGGCGAGGCGGCGCGCGAGGCGGACAAGCCCGGGACGGTGCCCGGCGAGTGCAACCCGTCGCGCTGCGCCAGCGGGGCGTGCGCGCAGGAGGAGCAGCTGCTCGTCCAGAAGGCCCAGGCGGTGAAGGAGAAGGAGAAGGCCCTGGAAGTCGCGCTGGACAAGTCCGAGGCGCAGCGCATCGAGGTGCAGCGCAACCGCGACACCGTCTTCCGCGAGCCCGTCACGGTGGAGGAGCCCATGTACTCGGACTTCACCTATGACGTGCAGCTGCACCGGCTCACCGTGACGGCCTCCGTCACCGCGGTGATGCGCGACTTGCTGAAGGACGCGGGCGTGGTGGCCCCCCAGACGCAGGACTACGCGGTGGCGCACGAGGACGTGGCGCACAAGGGCTATGACCGCTACGGCGTGCTCGCGGACCCGGTGCAGCTGCGCAACGAGCTGGAGCTGCGCGTGGAGGTGGGCGACAAGGCGGTGACGGACCTGGCGCGCCGGGTGAAGGAGCGCTTCGACGTGTACCGTGGCAAGCGCGTGGAGGACGCGCGCCGCGGCATGGTGCGCCCCGGCGCCGAGGACGTGGTGGAGACGGCCGTGCGCGCGCTGCTGCTCACCGCGGACGCCCCCCCGGCGGACATCCTCCAGCCGCTCGGCCGCGCGCGCGGCCTCAACCGGCCCGAGGCCCTCATCGGCCTGTAG
- a CDS encoding response regulator: protein MPYRPIVVLVEDDALLRETLAEAIGMEGYRVIACENGFAALRAFFTEPCVDLLVLDWVLPDIDGRDLIRLLHAQRTLAELPVVLTTGMDLELPSFEGAVCLLRKPFAAGELSRLLSRLTRPGRCVDVAPPPPTARVA from the coding sequence ATGCCCTATCGTCCCATCGTCGTCCTGGTCGAGGATGATGCCCTCCTGCGCGAGACACTCGCGGAGGCAATCGGGATGGAGGGCTACCGCGTCATCGCGTGTGAGAACGGCTTCGCCGCGCTGAGGGCCTTCTTCACCGAGCCGTGCGTGGACCTGCTGGTGCTGGACTGGGTGCTGCCCGACATCGACGGCCGGGACCTCATCCGCCTGCTGCATGCGCAGCGCACGCTGGCGGAGCTGCCCGTGGTGCTCACCACCGGCATGGACCTGGAGCTGCCGAGCTTCGAGGGGGCGGTGTGCCTGCTGCGCAAGCCCTTCGCCGCCGGGGAGCTGTCGCGCCTGCTCAGCCGCCTCACCCGTCCGGGCCGCTGCGTGGACGTGGCGCCCCCGCCCCCGACCGCTCGCGTGGCCTGA
- a CDS encoding DUF4202 family protein, whose protein sequence is MLRQLLLSDFGTEGPAAGNGWALVHAEFPTVVVGPLLAGRGAHVLRLDVSEWGSLAFDPFDWDGRVFGAAERCERLALHLEGARGEALVIAALEILTRYQGLVGRRNEASSARLFDRVLARHRALHDLGLPRVRADYQHALDAWQWALRLRPDADLAVQAAALFHDVERLLTEADRGVEHPAPDSQAGKDAHAARGAELTCQVLEEVGADEPTCRRVKELVARHEHPSGDADLALIDDADALSFFSLNASGFIRYFDPEHSRRKVANTLARLRPEQLRRLAQMRLAPGVRNLLDAQLSAIHEPRACQPRMG, encoded by the coding sequence ATGCTCCGCCAGCTGTTGCTGTCCGACTTCGGGACCGAGGGGCCTGCCGCCGGGAACGGGTGGGCCCTCGTGCATGCGGAGTTCCCCACCGTGGTGGTGGGGCCGCTGCTGGCCGGCCGGGGCGCGCACGTGCTGCGCCTGGACGTGTCCGAGTGGGGCTCGCTGGCCTTCGACCCCTTCGACTGGGACGGGCGCGTCTTCGGCGCGGCGGAGCGCTGCGAGCGGCTGGCGCTGCACCTGGAGGGCGCGCGCGGCGAGGCGCTCGTCATCGCCGCGCTGGAAATCCTCACGCGCTACCAGGGCCTCGTGGGCCGCCGCAACGAGGCCTCCTCGGCCCGCCTCTTCGACCGGGTGCTGGCGCGCCACCGCGCCCTGCATGACCTGGGACTGCCGCGGGTGCGCGCGGACTACCAGCACGCGCTGGATGCCTGGCAGTGGGCGCTGCGGCTGCGCCCGGACGCGGACCTCGCCGTCCAGGCCGCCGCGCTCTTCCACGACGTGGAGCGGCTGCTGACGGAAGCGGACCGGGGCGTCGAGCACCCGGCCCCGGACTCCCAGGCCGGCAAGGACGCGCACGCGGCGCGGGGCGCGGAGCTGACGTGCCAGGTGCTGGAGGAGGTGGGCGCGGACGAGCCCACCTGCCGGCGCGTGAAGGAGCTGGTGGCCCGGCACGAGCACCCCAGCGGGGACGCGGACCTGGCGCTCATCGACGACGCGGATGCGCTGTCCTTCTTCTCCCTCAACGCCTCTGGCTTCATCCGCTACTTCGACCCCGAGCACAGCCGCCGCAAGGTGGCGAACACGCTGGCGCGCCTGCGCCCGGAGCAGCTCCGCCGGCTGGCGCAGATGCGGCTGGCGCCCGGGGTGCGCAACCTCCTGGACGCGCAGCTGTCCGCCATCCATGAGCCCCGCGCCTGCCAGCCGCGGATGGGATAG
- a CDS encoding FRG domain-containing protein: MREQRVNSWLELQDALFADSWNEALGRHRSSFVYRGMPHVEHDLSTALNRKGMFVKQERDLLRAFRKYAHGAAQQQMRSIWDWLALAQHHGLPTRLLDWTFSPHVALHFLTEDTDLAGEDGVVWCVDYHETNRVLPRPLKAQLQQEGADVFTGEMLDAVAGDLASFDRLVKHPFVLFFEPPSLDARIVNQFALFSLMNGPALCLDDFLEDQKKGVRKLIVPAALKWEVRDKLDQANVTERVLFPGLDGLSRWLRRYYSPRPR; this comes from the coding sequence ATGCGGGAGCAGCGGGTCAACTCGTGGCTGGAGCTCCAGGACGCGCTCTTCGCGGACTCCTGGAACGAGGCGCTGGGGCGTCACCGCTCCAGCTTCGTCTACCGGGGCATGCCGCACGTGGAGCATGACCTGTCCACCGCGCTCAACCGCAAGGGCATGTTCGTGAAGCAGGAGCGGGACCTGCTGCGCGCCTTCCGGAAGTACGCGCACGGCGCGGCGCAGCAGCAGATGCGCTCCATCTGGGACTGGCTCGCGCTGGCCCAGCACCATGGGCTGCCCACGCGGCTCTTGGACTGGACGTTCAGCCCCCACGTCGCGCTGCACTTCCTCACCGAGGACACCGACCTGGCCGGCGAGGACGGCGTGGTGTGGTGCGTGGACTACCACGAGACGAACCGCGTGCTGCCCAGGCCGCTCAAGGCCCAGCTCCAGCAGGAGGGCGCGGACGTCTTCACCGGGGAGATGCTGGACGCGGTGGCCGGGGACCTGGCCTCCTTCGACAGGCTGGTGAAGCACCCCTTCGTGCTCTTCTTCGAGCCACCCTCCCTGGACGCGCGCATCGTCAACCAGTTCGCCCTCTTCTCCCTGATGAACGGGCCGGCGCTGTGCCTGGACGACTTCCTCGAGGACCAGAAGAAGGGCGTGCGCAAGCTCATCGTCCCCGCCGCCCTCAAGTGGGAGGTGCGCGACAAGCTGGACCAGGCCAACGTCACCGAGCGCGTGCTCTTCCCGGGCCTGGACGGGCTGAGCCGCTGGCTGCGTCGCTACTACAGCCCGCGGCCCCGCTGA
- a CDS encoding ATP-binding response regulator gives MEERSLRVLLVEDNPGDARLLQEELREFSSAHFEIVHVYLLAEAVRVAETSAVDAVLLDLSLPDGHGLGNISRMLQAAPSVPLVVLTGTDDERLAVQAVHQGAQDYLVKGQVTGPLLVRALRYAIERKRVEEGLKREEAARQTAVFREQFLGILGHDLRNPLQAISGNAALLLRYGGLAEPQRKAVNRISISADRMARMINDLLDFTRTRLGGGYALNRARLNLHDVVRQVVEELEVAHPRRQFELSLSGNGWGDWDADRIAQAASNLVGNAVQYSPEDTPVSVAMRDEDGGVRMEVHNWGLPIPSERLPHIFDPFVRAQDMRSAQRNGLGLGLYITHEIVRAHGGLLRVTSTAQEGTRFWLCLPRHESPMAATA, from the coding sequence ATGGAGGAGCGCTCGCTGCGGGTGCTGCTGGTGGAGGACAACCCGGGGGATGCCCGGCTCCTCCAGGAGGAGCTGCGCGAGTTCTCCTCGGCGCACTTCGAAATCGTCCACGTGTACCTCCTGGCGGAGGCGGTGCGCGTGGCGGAGACGTCGGCCGTGGACGCCGTGCTGCTGGACCTGTCCCTGCCGGACGGGCACGGGCTGGGCAACATCTCGCGCATGCTGCAGGCGGCGCCGTCGGTGCCGCTGGTGGTGCTCACCGGCACGGACGACGAGCGGCTCGCGGTGCAGGCCGTCCACCAGGGCGCCCAGGACTACCTGGTGAAGGGCCAGGTGACGGGCCCGCTGCTGGTGCGCGCGCTGCGCTACGCCATCGAGCGCAAGCGGGTGGAGGAGGGGCTCAAGCGCGAGGAGGCGGCGCGGCAGACGGCGGTGTTCCGCGAGCAGTTCCTCGGCATCCTCGGGCACGACTTGCGCAACCCCCTGCAGGCCATCTCCGGCAACGCGGCGCTGCTGCTGCGCTACGGCGGGCTGGCGGAGCCGCAGCGCAAGGCCGTCAACCGCATCTCCATCTCCGCGGACCGCATGGCGCGGATGATCAATGACCTGCTGGACTTCACCCGCACCCGCCTGGGCGGGGGCTACGCGCTCAACCGCGCGCGGCTCAACCTGCACGACGTGGTGCGGCAGGTGGTGGAGGAGCTGGAGGTGGCGCACCCCAGGCGCCAGTTCGAGCTGAGCCTCTCCGGCAATGGCTGGGGCGACTGGGACGCGGACCGCATCGCCCAGGCCGCCTCCAACCTGGTGGGCAACGCGGTGCAGTACTCGCCGGAGGACACCCCGGTGAGCGTGGCGATGCGCGACGAGGACGGCGGCGTGCGGATGGAGGTCCACAACTGGGGCCTGCCCATCCCCAGCGAGCGGCTGCCCCACATCTTCGACCCCTTCGTGCGCGCGCAGGACATGCGCAGCGCGCAGCGCAACGGGCTGGGGCTGGGGCTCTACATCACCCACGAAATCGTGCGCGCCCATGGCGGCCTGCTGCGGGTGACGTCCACCGCGCAGGAGGGCACGCGCTTCTGGTTGTGCCTGCCGCGCCACGAGTCCCCCATGGCCGCCACCGCGTAG
- a CDS encoding response regulator: MSHEENGTPIEILLVEDNPGDVRLTIEALKEGKVRNSLSVARDGVEALAFLRREGAYANAAQPDLILLDLNLPRKDGREVLAEIKDDPLLRRIPVVVLTTSKAEEDILRTYDLHANCYISKPVDLDQFISVVRSIDDFWLSVVRLPPRPEVS; encoded by the coding sequence ATGAGTCACGAAGAGAACGGCACACCGATTGAAATCCTCCTGGTGGAGGACAACCCCGGGGACGTGCGGCTGACCATCGAGGCCCTCAAGGAGGGCAAGGTGCGCAACAGCCTGTCGGTGGCGCGCGACGGGGTGGAGGCGCTGGCGTTCCTGCGGCGGGAGGGCGCGTATGCCAACGCGGCCCAGCCGGACCTCATCCTCCTGGACCTGAACCTGCCCCGGAAGGACGGGCGCGAGGTGCTGGCCGAAATCAAGGACGACCCCCTGCTGCGCCGGATTCCGGTGGTGGTGCTCACCACCTCCAAGGCGGAGGAGGACATCCTGCGCACGTACGACCTTCACGCGAACTGCTACATCTCCAAGCCGGTGGACCTGGACCAGTTCATCTCCGTGGTGCGCTCCATCGACGACTTCTGGCTGTCCGTCGTCCGGCTGCCACCCAGGCCCGAGGTCTCATGA
- a CDS encoding GAF domain-containing protein, giving the protein MTHPLPSPPDAPPESPPPGRLAGFLHEDVVHQIAESIPQLIWITRPDGYHEYYNQRWYEYTGLTPEQTEGTGWRRAFHPDDLVEAGRRWEHSLRTGEPYEVEYRCRRHDGVWRWFLGRAHPVRDEQGRVRRWFGTCTDIDDQKRSADSMRLLAEAGSLLSSSSLDYEATLTALTRMVVPGLADWCSIEVALENGSTRQVAVAHVDPEKVRWARELRMRYPPRPDDPAGVLSVIRTGKPVLLSDIPDSLLLAASQDDEHLRIARELGLRSALILPLEARGRILGALTLVNAESGRSFSAEDLPLAGQLAARAALAVDNARLYREAQESLKRSEEERRLAEVLLRIGASLSSELDSTRLVQRITDETVALTGAAFGAFFENRVDANGGSYMLYTLSGAPREAFAHMPMPRATAIFGPTFRGEGTLMLDDVRKHPDYGKSAPYHGMPPGHLPVCSYLAVSVKSRSGEILGGLFFGHPEPGRFRPEHARLVEGVASQAAVALDNARLFQEARRMEERFRSLVNATSQTVWVTRPDGAVVEDSPTWRAFTGQTYEEWSGQGWLDAVHPEDREVAARAWIAAVAERRPYEVDYRLRRPDGSYTPTRVRGVPVLNEDGGVREWVGTNTDISLQRRAEESARRLDRERAARRLEALRAEVSAALAREGSVPEILQGCAEALAKHLGALMVRLWLHHRDTKTLEVVGNAGPAAPPLEKWRRLDVEGPSMVSLVARTREQLWVDDLTRDSRVLDTGWVREAGVHSLAGIPLLVRGELVGVLGVYGRQPLSEDAMAALAAVADAIAQGVERRRAEEALKQHARELARSNEELQQFAYVASHDLQEPLRMVASYTQLLGRRYKGKLDADADEFIHYAVDGVTRMQRLIQDLLTWSRVGTRGREPKPCDAGRALERATANLQAAIQESHARVRGGPLPAVLADETQLAQVFQNLIGNALKFHGAAPPHVEVAAERQGAEVRFTVKDRGIGIDRQYFDRIFIIFQRLHGKEDYPGTGIGLAICKKIIERHGGRIGVESEQGRGTTFWFTLPAAPAPERSETP; this is encoded by the coding sequence ATGACGCACCCCCTCCCGAGTCCTCCGGATGCTCCGCCGGAGTCCCCGCCACCTGGCAGGCTGGCAGGCTTCCTCCACGAAGACGTCGTCCATCAAATCGCGGAGAGCATCCCCCAGCTCATCTGGATTACGCGGCCGGACGGGTACCACGAGTACTACAACCAGCGCTGGTACGAGTACACGGGGCTGACGCCCGAGCAGACCGAGGGGACGGGGTGGCGACGGGCCTTCCACCCGGATGACCTGGTGGAGGCGGGCCGGCGCTGGGAGCACTCGCTGCGCACCGGCGAGCCCTACGAGGTGGAGTACCGCTGCCGCCGCCACGACGGCGTGTGGCGCTGGTTCCTCGGTCGCGCGCACCCCGTCCGGGACGAGCAGGGCCGCGTCCGCCGGTGGTTCGGCACCTGCACGGACATCGACGACCAGAAGCGCTCCGCGGACTCCATGCGCCTGCTGGCCGAGGCCGGCTCGCTGCTGTCCTCCTCATCCCTGGACTACGAGGCCACGCTCACCGCGCTGACGCGGATGGTGGTGCCGGGCCTGGCGGACTGGTGCTCCATCGAGGTCGCCCTCGAGAATGGCTCCACCCGGCAGGTGGCGGTGGCGCACGTGGACCCGGAGAAGGTGCGCTGGGCGAGGGAGCTGCGGATGCGCTACCCGCCGCGCCCGGACGACCCGGCAGGCGTGCTGTCCGTCATCCGCACCGGCAAGCCCGTGCTGCTGTCGGACATCCCGGACTCGCTGCTGCTGGCCGCGAGCCAGGACGACGAGCACCTGCGCATCGCCCGCGAGCTGGGGCTGCGCTCCGCGCTGATACTGCCGCTGGAGGCGCGCGGCCGCATCCTGGGCGCGCTCACGCTGGTCAACGCCGAGTCCGGCCGGAGCTTCTCCGCCGAGGACCTGCCCCTGGCCGGGCAGCTCGCCGCGCGCGCCGCGCTGGCGGTGGACAACGCGCGCCTGTACCGCGAGGCCCAGGAGTCGCTCAAGCGCAGCGAGGAGGAGCGCCGCCTGGCGGAGGTGCTGCTGCGCATCGGCGCGTCGCTGTCGTCGGAGCTGGACTCCACCCGGCTCGTGCAGCGCATCACCGACGAGACGGTGGCCCTCACCGGCGCCGCCTTCGGCGCCTTCTTCGAGAACCGGGTGGACGCGAACGGCGGCTCGTACATGCTGTACACGCTGTCCGGCGCGCCGCGCGAGGCCTTCGCCCACATGCCCATGCCGCGGGCCACGGCCATCTTCGGCCCCACCTTCCGGGGCGAGGGCACCCTGATGCTGGACGACGTGCGCAAGCACCCGGACTACGGGAAGAGCGCGCCCTACCACGGCATGCCCCCCGGACACCTGCCGGTGTGCAGCTACCTGGCCGTGTCGGTGAAGAGCCGCTCGGGAGAAATCCTCGGCGGGCTGTTCTTCGGACACCCGGAGCCGGGGCGCTTCCGGCCGGAGCACGCGCGCCTGGTGGAGGGCGTGGCCTCGCAGGCGGCCGTGGCGCTGGACAATGCCCGCCTGTTCCAGGAGGCGCGGCGGATGGAGGAGCGCTTCCGCTCGCTCGTCAACGCCACCTCGCAGACGGTGTGGGTGACGCGGCCGGATGGCGCCGTGGTGGAGGACAGCCCCACCTGGCGCGCCTTCACCGGGCAGACGTACGAGGAGTGGTCGGGGCAGGGCTGGCTGGACGCCGTCCACCCGGAGGACCGGGAGGTGGCCGCCCGCGCCTGGATTGCGGCGGTGGCGGAGCGGCGGCCCTACGAGGTGGACTACCGCCTGCGCCGGCCGGATGGCAGCTACACGCCCACCCGGGTGCGCGGCGTGCCGGTGCTCAACGAGGACGGCGGCGTGCGCGAGTGGGTGGGCACCAACACGGACATCTCCCTGCAGCGCCGCGCGGAGGAGAGCGCCCGCCGGCTGGACCGGGAGCGGGCCGCCCGCCGGCTGGAGGCGCTGCGCGCGGAGGTCAGCGCCGCGCTGGCGCGCGAGGGCAGCGTCCCCGAAATCCTCCAGGGCTGCGCGGAGGCCCTGGCGAAGCACCTGGGCGCGCTGATGGTGCGGCTGTGGCTGCACCATCGCGACACGAAGACGCTGGAGGTGGTGGGGAACGCCGGCCCGGCGGCCCCGCCGCTGGAGAAGTGGCGGCGGCTGGACGTGGAGGGCCCCAGCATGGTCAGCCTGGTGGCCCGCACGCGCGAGCAGCTCTGGGTGGATGACCTGACGCGGGACTCGCGGGTGCTGGACACCGGGTGGGTGCGGGAGGCGGGTGTCCACTCCCTGGCGGGCATCCCCCTGCTGGTGCGCGGCGAGCTGGTGGGCGTGCTGGGCGTCTATGGCCGCCAGCCGCTGAGCGAGGACGCGATGGCCGCGCTGGCGGCGGTGGCGGACGCCATCGCCCAGGGCGTGGAGCGCCGCCGCGCCGAGGAGGCCCTCAAGCAGCACGCGCGGGAGCTGGCCCGCTCCAACGAGGAGCTGCAGCAGTTCGCCTACGTGGCCTCGCACGACCTGCAGGAGCCGCTGCGCATGGTGGCCAGCTACACGCAGCTGTTGGGCCGCCGCTACAAGGGGAAGCTGGACGCGGACGCGGACGAGTTCATCCACTACGCGGTGGACGGCGTCACCCGCATGCAGCGGCTCATCCAGGACCTGCTGACCTGGTCGCGGGTGGGCACGCGCGGGCGCGAGCCGAAGCCGTGCGACGCGGGCCGGGCGCTGGAGCGGGCCACCGCCAACCTCCAGGCCGCCATCCAGGAGAGCCACGCCAGGGTGCGCGGCGGGCCGCTGCCCGCGGTGCTGGCGGACGAGACGCAGCTGGCCCAGGTGTTCCAGAACCTCATCGGCAACGCGCTCAAGTTCCACGGCGCCGCGCCGCCCCACGTGGAGGTGGCCGCCGAGCGCCAGGGCGCGGAGGTGCGCTTCACGGTGAAGGACCGGGGCATCGGCATCGACCGGCAGTACTTCGACCGCATCTTCATCATCTTCCAGCGGCTGCACGGCAAGGAGGACTACCCGGGGACGGGCATCGGCCTGGCCATCTGCAAGAAAATCATCGAGCGGCATGGCGGACGCATCGGCGTGGAGTCAGAACAGGGCCGGGGCACCACCTTCTGGTTCACCCTTCCCGCCGCCCCGGCCCCGGAGAGGTCCGAGACACCATGA